The Allorhodopirellula heiligendammensis genome includes a window with the following:
- a CDS encoding mechanosensitive ion channel domain-containing protein: MNPIPLPRARWKLLFCLLLGVAAHAPCSGQNAHLFSSPRPDSPRPELQRPEFLRPDSLRHVPARQESSAARWDFSDADRSAGWGVPQSPLRSAQQSQARFREIADANVAPISEVANDNAHFVEQWIDLAERHSDLSERLDQATAKLQATSADLDDITSKIEHYGLTPTIGLLLRSKQDQLDQWQVRDSDNSFVSEDLARARALQLAIEMVDHDGSNVQAQSERLWAATQRPASVSEKSQLQALLRDRHQWLTALRQGYEDYQQKLSELDTTTRASTKLTSDYRRLVDRHITWIRSGQPLGLSDLKQLRSGLAALLDARRSGDFGYSLQRKWVSDSVAGIGLMFSIVVILIVRWRAKTWLIGIGERKRLRHATTDARLLVASVLTVTVALTLPTVLYAIARWLGSGYVSESTLNASSGFYAAALVALLVEVPRQLLRNWGYVDKHVAVELPRRERASNYLKLIGFALVMAAYLISLTAEIDHGIWRGSVARVGFIVAMSLVAWTLHLSLRPSGGFLEPLIAKLGGHVIHRIRFVIYIIGVGFPLAMIALTALGYGFTAIAIIQRAIITVAALLIAVTLWPAVKILSARGWALLTGTAPPPSSRDEHSDHRDPVDSSASGVLAEHYLELKHQLAFLCQCALVFATIASVAWLWIDIFPSMHLGNPVVWNVHDTVTNSVVNEAGQTMVSSSVETTPITMLHLGFAALTLFVAFQLAKLLPALFDALVLQRVSFDEGMEHFSLVLGRFVLFAVGCFIACKTIGIRWQTIQWLAVGLTIGLGFGLQDMVRNLFGGLIVLFEKPAHLGDFISVGNVRGRVAAQRLRTTILSDDDGREVIIPNQNFVGEQVVNWRGAGRLSVIPVEVAVSRDERPADVCRLLTELAIEQDDVLLTPTPQATLVCVGKRSQRIELRVWIEDGHDAEVYRDALLRLVRRYLAEKNWLAKTQPAQPPMRDRWDGSERDAPRRRSRNGRAA; this comes from the coding sequence CCCGCTGGAAGTTACTGTTTTGCCTGCTGCTAGGTGTCGCTGCGCACGCCCCTTGCTCAGGGCAAAATGCTCATCTCTTCTCTTCACCTCGGCCTGATTCACCTCGGCCCGAATTGCAGCGGCCTGAATTTCTGCGACCTGATTCACTGCGGCACGTCCCGGCTCGGCAAGAATCGTCTGCCGCACGATGGGACTTCTCGGATGCCGATCGCTCTGCTGGCTGGGGTGTCCCGCAGAGCCCACTGAGATCAGCTCAACAGTCGCAGGCGAGATTTCGTGAGATTGCCGATGCCAATGTCGCGCCTATCTCCGAGGTTGCCAATGACAACGCGCATTTTGTTGAGCAGTGGATCGATCTTGCGGAGCGACACTCTGATCTCTCCGAACGACTCGACCAAGCCACCGCTAAACTGCAGGCCACTTCGGCTGATCTCGACGACATCACCTCGAAAATCGAGCACTATGGTTTGACGCCCACGATTGGGTTGCTACTGCGGAGTAAGCAGGACCAATTGGATCAGTGGCAGGTCCGCGACTCGGATAATTCATTCGTGAGTGAAGACCTCGCCCGCGCGCGGGCGTTGCAGTTGGCCATCGAAATGGTTGATCACGATGGCTCGAACGTGCAGGCGCAGAGTGAGCGACTTTGGGCGGCAACGCAGCGGCCCGCATCCGTTAGCGAAAAATCACAACTGCAGGCTCTCCTTCGCGACCGGCATCAATGGCTGACCGCGCTGCGACAGGGTTACGAGGACTACCAGCAAAAATTGAGCGAGCTCGATACCACGACGCGGGCCTCGACGAAACTGACGAGTGATTATCGCCGGCTGGTGGACCGCCACATCACATGGATTCGTAGTGGCCAGCCACTCGGCCTCAGCGATCTGAAGCAGCTTCGCAGCGGCTTGGCAGCATTGTTGGACGCTCGTCGTAGCGGAGATTTTGGATACTCGCTGCAACGCAAATGGGTTTCTGATTCTGTCGCGGGAATTGGATTGATGTTCTCGATCGTGGTCATTCTGATCGTGCGTTGGCGAGCCAAGACGTGGTTGATCGGTATCGGAGAACGGAAGCGACTGCGACACGCAACCACCGACGCTCGTCTACTCGTAGCGAGCGTGCTCACGGTGACTGTGGCCCTGACGCTGCCCACAGTGCTTTATGCTATCGCGCGCTGGCTGGGCAGTGGCTATGTTTCCGAATCGACGCTCAATGCATCCAGCGGATTTTATGCGGCAGCGTTGGTCGCTTTGCTGGTGGAAGTACCGCGGCAGCTACTGCGCAATTGGGGTTACGTCGATAAGCACGTGGCCGTCGAGCTTCCTCGCCGCGAGCGTGCTTCAAATTACCTGAAGCTGATCGGGTTCGCGCTGGTAATGGCGGCCTATCTAATCAGTTTGACCGCAGAAATCGACCATGGCATTTGGCGAGGTTCCGTCGCCCGCGTCGGCTTCATCGTGGCGATGTCCTTGGTGGCCTGGACCCTGCATCTGTCGCTGCGACCGAGTGGTGGTTTTCTCGAACCATTGATCGCGAAGTTGGGTGGCCATGTGATCCATCGCATCCGTTTTGTGATCTACATCATCGGTGTGGGATTCCCGTTGGCAATGATCGCCCTGACGGCACTCGGATATGGTTTTACTGCGATTGCCATCATCCAACGCGCGATCATCACGGTCGCTGCCCTGCTGATCGCGGTCACGCTCTGGCCGGCGGTGAAGATTCTCTCTGCGCGAGGATGGGCCTTGCTCACCGGCACGGCACCGCCACCGAGCAGTCGGGATGAGCACTCTGATCATCGTGATCCCGTAGACTCGTCTGCGTCCGGCGTCTTGGCCGAGCACTATTTGGAGTTGAAGCATCAACTGGCGTTTCTCTGCCAGTGTGCGTTAGTGTTCGCCACCATCGCGAGCGTGGCATGGCTGTGGATCGACATTTTTCCCAGCATGCACCTAGGCAATCCCGTTGTCTGGAATGTCCATGACACCGTCACCAACTCTGTGGTGAACGAAGCGGGGCAAACGATGGTGAGCTCCAGCGTCGAAACCACACCGATCACCATGTTGCACCTCGGCTTTGCAGCGTTGACACTGTTCGTCGCATTCCAACTTGCCAAGTTATTGCCGGCCTTGTTCGATGCATTGGTGTTGCAGCGAGTTTCTTTCGACGAAGGGATGGAGCACTTTTCGCTGGTGCTCGGACGATTTGTATTGTTCGCCGTGGGGTGCTTTATCGCGTGCAAAACCATTGGTATTCGCTGGCAAACGATTCAGTGGTTAGCCGTTGGATTGACCATCGGTTTGGGGTTTGGGCTGCAAGACATGGTCCGCAATCTGTTTGGCGGGTTAATTGTGCTATTTGAGAAGCCGGCCCACTTGGGCGATTTCATCTCCGTCGGCAATGTCCGCGGACGCGTCGCTGCGCAGCGACTGCGCACGACCATCCTGTCGGACGACGATGGTCGCGAAGTAATCATTCCCAATCAAAATTTTGTCGGTGAGCAGGTGGTCAACTGGCGTGGCGCGGGACGACTGAGTGTGATCCCAGTCGAGGTCGCCGTCAGTCGCGACGAGCGTCCCGCCGACGTCTGCCGGCTGTTGACCGAGCTGGCAATCGAGCAAGATGATGTGTTGTTGACCCCGACGCCGCAGGCCACATTGGTGTGTGTGGGGAAGCGTTCGCAGCGGATCGAGTTGCGGGTGTGGATCGAAGATGGCCACGATGCCGAGGTTTATCGCGACGCATTACTGAGGCTAGTCCGCCGCTATCTAGCGGAGAAAAACTGGCTTGCGAAAACGCAGCCGGCTCAGCCACCGATGCGTGATCGCTGGGACGGTTCCGAACGCGACGCTCCCCGCCGACGCAGCCGAAATGGCCGGGCTGCTTGA